In Scatophagus argus isolate fScaArg1 chromosome 3, fScaArg1.pri, whole genome shotgun sequence, the genomic stretch CATGACGGGATAAACACTCTCCAAGGCCCACTCTCCAGCTTTGGCAAGGCTCTTTTTATTGGATAAAGACCAGCTTTTGGTGCGGGCACTCACTGtctttgtaaaaataaagacagacacTACAATAACAGACAAACCTACCACAGAAAAACTATAAAGttctgcaaaacaaaagcttaaaTATGATAAAGAACACACCATTAATAATGCACTTGTGATTTATTCTGACAAACAAGAGACATGTAATACTGGGGTTTTCATTGTCTTACAGTCTCTTAATCTTCTCAAACTCTCCATGCTAATAAGGTATTTGTACCACATGGATGCTTCTTAACACGACGTGAGTAATGAGTCATGAGACCAAAGCAAAGGaagaataaaaatcaaaacaagcttACCATCTTTCCATGGGTGACTGCAATGCCAGTCCAGAGTCCAGATTTTGTCTGTGCAAAGAAACCTCCTGTGCTCACAGAGTTTCAACAATGACTGGAGGTtcatctctctatctctctctcctccatgaGGATGTCAGAGAGAACaaacttctgtgtgtttggacCAAGGATGAAGCTCCCCAGGAAACAGTAATCGAGTGGAAGACAAAGCccagacaacaaaacactggagGAATATTTGGTGTACAGCTGTGGTGTGGTACAtctactcaagtactgcacttaagAAGAATTTTAAGTTACTAGTACTTCACTTTAGTATTACTTTagtacatttcagagggaaatattttacttCTCACTGCCTTTATCTGATAGGTCgtagttacttttcagattaagattttacatcATAAAAATCATATGATAAGCTTATAAAAAACTGCATTGTTAAACATGCAGCCAATTCTTTTTGATTTGTGACCCCtggtgaaataaataaataaataaaaactaactgTGTGTAGTTAGGACTCCCTGTCATGATTCAGATCACTATGGGTTACATTTCAACCAATGAAACATTTCCTAGATGGGAGTTAAATCATCCGAtgttgcaaaataaaagcatgtacTAAATTCaggtttcttttgcttttcctctctAGTAAATTATCTTAGACTCTGTCTCTTTAATCTTCTGACCCTTAAGAGGTCGACCAGCTACAACAGTAACATGCTGATTACATCTGCAATCTTACTTAAGTCGGATTTTTAAGGGGTTTTATttgtaatgcagtatttttaaactgttGTATTGGCACTTTTACTTTGGGTAAGTTCTCACCACTTCCTCTCCCACTGGCGTACTGGGAGGGGTGAAAACAGTTGGAAATAATGACAagtgatgtaaaaaaaaaaagagagaaatatgaTATTAAAGAGGGCCCTACAGACAATGAAAAGTGCTTGGTTTTCACTGacagttaaataataaatgatcCTCCACCTCCAGGAATCTGAAAAATTATTGTTCATTTAGCCCAGAGGGAGGGACAAACTGCTGGGACACTGAAGTGTCAAGTGTgtagtcagttttatttttataaccCCGGAATCACAAATGACAAACTTGCCTCAGATggctttacaatctgtacaAAATGCGACACCTAATATCTTCAGACTAGGAAGTGGAAAACTTCAAGGAAACTCAAGTAAGAGCAACAGAGGAAGAATCCAACAAGTTCTGAGTCTCAAAAGGAGTGTAAAACAGCATGGAGCGACACAGTTTCCTGAAAAGCCACTGCAAAAGCTTCCATCGTGTTCTCATTTTCATCACAAAAGTCTTCTAAGGTTTATGTGCGTCTGTTGGGGTCCTTGGGAAACAGCCGCCCACCTCCACCAGATTCGGCCATCCTTCATAAATATTGGTTTTCTCATCATTAACAGCTTGCTGACAGGGAAACAGGGAAGATATTTGTTTTGCCATCAATTATCACGCCTTTATTCtctttaagtgtattttaaaatagaCGATCTGACACACGTAGAACAAAGTGAAACTGCAGTGAACAGGTTCACTAACCTTCTCATAGAGGCTTTTGGTTTCCATCCCTGCTCTTCCAGCAAACACccagctgtctctgtgtttcacaGACTTGATCAAAGTGCTTCCCATTCCGACAAATACCTCCCTCATTTCATCTGTCATCCTGCCACAAAGTGGAAAAAGGGGTCATATTTTGTGTCATGAAATCGTTTTAGTCCTTGAATCAGTGAGATTTCGACTTACTTATGTGTCACATCATCAAACGAGGCCAATAAAACAATCATTCCAGGTTTTATCTCCTTCAAATATGCCAGGATGTCTTCTGGGTCTTTTATTAGAGTCattaaaacaaagataaagaaaaagaaaaaatgtcatttttggttTCAGTAAACTTTGAGATTGAAAATggaattgaaaaaaataaaaaaaacacctcttACTTCCAGTTCTCATATTAAGGTAGTCACTTTTTTCCACAACTCCATTTTCACCTGAGATGGaaaaaagcacataaaaaacGGCCATATTTTTTATAGGTTTGCATATTTCTGGTGTTTTTGCTCTTATAACATGATCTCCATCAACAGTTTGTCTCATTGATCGTTTTCATTAGCACTTTCATGATTTTCTCCAATCTTATTTCAATATTATAGTGTCATATAAATTCAGTGTTGCACCATGCTGACCATGTGAAAAGCTCCAGAAAACATCATTATGATAGACAAAGTTATGTATCAACTGCTGGCTCAATTGTGAAAAATTAACTTCTGAAGCTAAGAACACTTTTATTGACTGAAATTATTTACCGTATACACATGTTATCATAATCCCACAGAAGAATCAGAATATTTTACTCACCATTTATCACCACAATGTTCAGTCCTGGTCCAACATTATTCAACACGTGACTCATAATGCTGTTGAGAAAGCAGTAAGGTTGAGTTTCACAGCAGTGTCACTGTCTTCATCTTGACTTGATTCACACCCTACCCcgctaaaacacacacattttacccTCGAAACAGATCTTTGGTCCGACCACATTAGCTGCTCCGCTCCTGATATACAGAGCAAAATGGTCGGGCGGACAGACTCTGGAGAGGTCGCACTTTGGCTCAGGTGCTGCTGTGGTTAAAAGTACACATAGAAAAGGGCTTCTGATCTTGCAGGAAGTCATACATGCAATTATAGTGGAGGTCATGCAATGCTAGAAAGATGAGCTCTGTCctaatttattttacctgttttcacatttggtgTGGTTGTTACTGTATTACTCAACcctaaaataaaagaacaaagagtaTTGTTACAATGtgtcaaataaaactaaatgaacAGAGCTGGCTTATTATTAACAATTTTATGGCTGGAAATGGTCTCACCAAGAATGCTTCTTGCTTTCTCTCGCACGTCAGAGTATTTGAAGGAGACTCCCCATATTATTAGGAGGACAACAATGACAGCAAAAAGGTGCAAAACAGCTGACAAGCACAAAGAGTGGAGGGATGAATGTTTGCAGACGTACAAGCAAAATTACCTCCGttttaaacaaagtaaaaatctCACCTCGATATCTCATATCCGCAATAAACCAGAGAGCTTTTGTTTCCCGGAGGAAAAAGATGAGGCCTTCGAGTATTTCCTGTCAACAAATAATATTGTAGATACAGCAGAGCTTTGCTGTTACCTCATCTGTGAACACCCTCCCTGATAATTCCTATAACCATGCCTTGTAGGAGAAGTGTTTGGATAGGCAGAACATGTgacagtcctcctcctccttgtgcTACATAAAAACCAGGATGtggaattatatatatatatatatatatgcatacacacacaccaacacacccaCAGTAAACTAGATGatcaagtttctctcttttacaaTGTCAAATGTGGTTCACCGGTAACAGACACTATTTGAGGTGAACAATGTGGTttgaaaacaacagtttgtaCTTAGCCGGTGTGCAAACAAGCATTTGAAACCTGGAGAGTCAATGACACAAAGGGGAGAAAAAGGCCACGAGTTTCATATTTCAAATTGGATgagtaaatgaaaagaagagaTGTTTCAAGAATCTCTGTGCCATATATCAGAGTTTTCTATTTGTATGTAAATTTTAGTAAATCCCATTTGATGTGTGGACTTGCCTGCATGAAACTGCTGATAGACAAAAAATTGCTATCAACTctagaataaaagaaaaaaaaatcctatagAAGAATAGAAATGATTTCATTCAAAACCTCACTCATTTAAATGCAACAGAATCAGATGAAAATTCATTTACAAAACACGTTTTAACCCTCATTTTACCTGTTATCACAATGGAGATGACATATAGGCCAGTATGGTGTTTTTGTCAAGACAAAaggcattaaaataaatacttttctCATGGATAGGCAACACTGTTTGCTCAGGAATTAGTCCTTCTCCACAGTTAAACGGTGAAAGGGATGCTAATCCCTTAGAGTACCTGCCCTGCTGATCCTCGAGCTGTGGCTGAGCTCAAGCTTTCACCTGCCTCGAGGGGACCAGACAAAAATATTCCTGGAGGCAGCAATGAAGTGATATTGTGACTGTTATCAAAATTACTGTGGCCAGATTATAATTAGGTCATAATCATAATTCATTCATCAAGGAACACTTGAGTAACTGATTAAAGAATTAAAGCTTCTGTGTGGCCACATTTTGACAAGTGAACCACACAATGTGCGACAAATTACAGGAGAAATCAGaacaaaatgtctaaaacagCTTGTAGGCTGACACAAGTCTAAACAACAGCACTTCGCAGCAGATCTGTCATCCACTTGTATATCATTTAAGAAtcaaactgaaacattaaaaataacataaaagcataaaaatagattttgaCACAGGGCTCCTCTGTGAGACTGGGACTCCAAgagccattttatttttttatttgctttttcagtCACTTTACTTACGTTAAACAATGAAGTCACCACAAACTAATTGCCATGGAGACTAGGCATCAACCAATATGGTTTTCCCTTACATACTTGGGTAAGTATGTGGGTAAATTGTATGAGCAGCTTATACTTtacttatttcattttctgctactttatacttgcattccacaacattttggaggcacatgttgtacttttcactccactacatttgatTGACAGCTTCACTTACTTCAtattattcagtgttgatagGCTATTACTCCAGACATGCAACCAGGCAGACAGTGTTGTGAGCAGGATATTGAGTGAAAGCACAGAGTGGTGACTACAGACACAGAGATGCTGCTACATCAGAGCCAAAGCAGCACAGTTTAGGATGaacttaaaaacacagatgCTGATAATTGGAACAATACCGACTATGTGGGGCCCCCGGACAGTAGATGTGTGCAATAACATTAGGCGTTGCTTGGATACAGTGAATGCTGGGAAGAATTTTCCTGACACCTGAAAGCTcttgtaatgaaatgaaaaagacacagcagaggTGAATCATGGTgtagtattttgttttttgtgttgggGCTGAACCTTTCCTGGTGTTTGTCCAGCCTTTGTCAGAGGCTTAGTGTCTTCcagtttattttcctgtgaGGCCCCTAACATTGACTT encodes the following:
- the si:dkeyp-67f1.2 gene encoding protein FAM3D isoform X2, which gives rise to MRYRAVLHLFAVIVVLLIIWGVSFKYSDVREKARSILGLSNTVTTTPNVKTAPEPKCDLSRVCPPDHFALYIRSGAANVVGPKICFEGKIIMSHVLNNVGPGLNIVVINGENGVVEKSDYLNMRTGNPEDILAYLKEIKPGMIVLLASFDDVTHKMTDEMREVFVGMGSTLIKSVKHRDSWVFAGRAGMETKSLYEKQAVNDEKTNIYEGWPNLVEVGGCFPRTPTDAHKP
- the si:dkeyp-67f1.2 gene encoding protein FAM3D isoform X1, producing the protein MRYRAVLHLFAVIVVLLIIWGVSFKYSDVREKARSILGLSNTVTTTPNVKTAAPEPKCDLSRVCPPDHFALYIRSGAANVVGPKICFEGKIIMSHVLNNVGPGLNIVVINGENGVVEKSDYLNMRTGNPEDILAYLKEIKPGMIVLLASFDDVTHKMTDEMREVFVGMGSTLIKSVKHRDSWVFAGRAGMETKSLYEKQAVNDEKTNIYEGWPNLVEVGGCFPRTPTDAHKP